In Aureibaculum algae, the following are encoded in one genomic region:
- a CDS encoding YHYH protein, giving the protein MRKFLKNSVAFIILIVSITFIACNNDDDINGESSDTSLTELPAEFAAFNSDAVSAYLSDGGTTITIETTGLPNHKTVYWGEGNSLYMEEEGVEVTPSIMSSNNNATTITVDATPNLTGNTVATQLNTVGIAVSGASIFNDSEGNGPLSQAAASLDWTGAHIGPGVYHYHLEPIAFSNDDDKLNGILLDGVFIYGRKCNSTGTYPTDLDSSGGHTTTTQYSEGVEEYHYHIINEIYSNTESYILFAGPYQGY; this is encoded by the coding sequence ATGAGAAAATTTTTAAAAAATAGTGTAGCATTTATAATTTTAATAGTATCTATCACCTTTATTGCTTGTAATAACGACGATGATATCAATGGGGAATCTTCAGATACATCTTTAACTGAATTACCAGCTGAATTTGCTGCATTTAATTCTGATGCAGTTAGTGCATATTTATCTGACGGAGGTACAACTATTACCATTGAAACAACGGGATTGCCAAATCATAAAACTGTTTATTGGGGAGAAGGTAATTCACTTTATATGGAAGAGGAAGGTGTAGAAGTTACACCGTCAATAATGTCAAGTAATAATAATGCGACTACCATAACGGTAGATGCCACACCGAATTTAACTGGAAATACAGTTGCAACACAATTAAATACCGTTGGAATTGCGGTAAGTGGAGCTTCAATTTTTAATGATTCAGAAGGAAATGGACCCTTAAGTCAAGCGGCAGCAAGTTTAGATTGGACGGGTGCACATATTGGACCAGGTGTTTATCATTACCACTTAGAACCGATAGCATTTAGTAATGACGATGATAAGCTGAATGGTATTTTGTTAGATGGTGTATTTATATATGGAAGAAAATGTAATTCTACGGGTACCTATCCAACAGATTTAGATAGTTCAGGAGGTCATACCACTACAACTCAATATTCAGAAGGCGTGGAGGAATATCACTATCATATCATAAATGAAATCTATTCAAATACAGAGTCTTATATCTTATTTGCAGGACCTTATCAAGGATATTAA
- a CDS encoding EF-hand domain-containing protein, producing the protein MKSSTIKSIVIVFGLTLFISTSSFGQSGNKQERKKPPTFSELIKQMDTNEDGKLSKEEVKGPLKDEFSTIDTDEDGFISEKEFEKAPKPKRRERK; encoded by the coding sequence ATGAAAAGTAGTACAATTAAATCAATAGTAATAGTTTTTGGATTAACATTATTTATTTCTACAAGTTCGTTTGGTCAATCAGGTAACAAACAGGAAAGAAAGAAGCCACCAACATTTAGTGAACTGATTAAACAGATGGATACCAACGAAGACGGTAAACTTTCTAAAGAGGAAGTTAAAGGACCTTTAAAAGATGAATTTTCGACTATAGATACTGATGAGGATGGTTTTATTTCAGAAAAAGAATTTGAAAAAGCACCAAAACCAAAAAGAAGAGAAAGAAAATAA
- a CDS encoding DEAD/DEAH box helicase, giving the protein METFDDFKISKQLGYAIDDLGFTTPTPIQSEAFPVIASGKNVIGIAQTGTGKTLAYMLPILQQLKFSEEKHPRVLVLVPTRELVVQVVEEINKFGKYLNNRVIGLYGGTNINTQKAMLDQGYDIIVATPGRLYDLVLSRALQLKSIKKLVIDEVDVMLDLGFRFQLTNLFDLLPVNRQNIMFSATMTDDVDQLITDFFVAPVKITVALSGTPLENITQSCYLVPNFYTKANLLMDLLKDVTTFKKVLVFVSNKRNADRLFEELDETYNNDLCIIHSNKTQNYRLRSMKQFDQGVNRILVTTDVMARGLDLNEISHVINFDTPNFPENYMHRIGRTGRAEKKGESILFYTEREREYKNAIEDLMQMKIEEIPFPESIEISKRLIPAEQPKTDEPKNQLKKRDETLGSGFHEKSEKNKKTNQGGSYQYKIAAKYKKPKTRGDKNYNKRNKKK; this is encoded by the coding sequence ATGGAAACTTTTGATGATTTTAAGATTTCTAAACAGTTAGGATATGCTATTGATGATTTGGGGTTTACAACGCCAACTCCTATACAATCTGAGGCATTTCCTGTTATCGCTTCAGGTAAAAATGTTATAGGAATTGCTCAAACAGGTACGGGTAAGACGTTGGCTTACATGCTGCCTATTTTGCAACAACTTAAATTTTCTGAAGAAAAACATCCAAGAGTATTAGTGTTAGTGCCTACGCGAGAATTGGTTGTTCAAGTTGTTGAGGAGATTAATAAGTTTGGAAAATACCTTAACAATAGAGTTATAGGTCTTTATGGAGGAACTAATATCAATACGCAAAAAGCGATGTTAGATCAAGGCTATGATATAATCGTTGCCACACCTGGCCGCTTATATGATTTGGTGTTGAGTAGAGCATTACAGTTAAAATCTATAAAAAAATTAGTGATAGATGAAGTTGATGTTATGCTTGATTTGGGGTTCCGGTTTCAGTTGACTAATTTGTTTGATTTATTACCAGTCAATCGCCAAAACATAATGTTTTCTGCAACAATGACAGATGATGTTGACCAGCTAATTACTGACTTTTTTGTTGCCCCAGTAAAAATAACGGTGGCGTTAAGTGGAACACCACTTGAAAATATTACTCAAAGTTGCTACTTGGTTCCTAATTTTTACACCAAGGCAAATTTGCTAATGGATTTATTAAAAGACGTTACAACTTTTAAAAAAGTACTGGTCTTCGTTTCTAATAAAAGAAATGCAGATAGATTATTTGAAGAGTTGGACGAAACGTACAACAACGATCTTTGTATCATTCATTCTAATAAAACTCAAAATTATAGATTACGGTCTATGAAACAGTTTGATCAAGGTGTCAATAGAATATTAGTCACAACAGATGTTATGGCACGTGGTCTTGATTTAAATGAAATCTCTCATGTAATCAATTTTGATACACCTAATTTTCCTGAAAATTATATGCACCGAATTGGTAGAACTGGACGTGCAGAAAAAAAGGGAGAAAGTATTTTATTTTATACGGAAAGAGAGAGGGAATATAAAAACGCCATAGAAGATTTAATGCAGATGAAGATTGAAGAAATTCCATTTCCTGAAAGCATAGAGATCTCCAAAAGGTTAATACCTGCAGAACAACCAAAAACGGACGAGCCTAAAAATCAGCTGAAAAAAAGAGATGAAACATTAGGGTCAGGTTTTCACGAAAAGTCAGAGAAAAATAAAAAAACCAATCAAGGCGGGTCTTATCAATATAAGATTGCAGCAAAATACAAAAAGCCAAAAACCAGAGGTGATAAGAATTATAATAAACGTAATAAAAAGAAGTAA
- a CDS encoding Spy/CpxP family protein refolding chaperone: protein MKKNLLLYILLVFLIVVNGFFLFNYLGRPGAKGPKGPDDFIVKQLKFDESQMDQFKTISDAHRRKMNTISGDIKKQKDVLFSKISTETLNKQEIDSVTSLIGMKQYQLETEVFYNLRAIHELCNDEQKKRFNDIIKNARHGGGNPNQMPPPPAKND from the coding sequence ATGAAGAAAAATTTACTATTATACATTCTACTCGTATTTTTAATCGTAGTCAATGGATTCTTTTTATTCAATTATTTAGGAAGACCTGGTGCAAAAGGACCAAAAGGGCCAGATGACTTTATAGTGAAACAATTAAAATTTGATGAATCTCAAATGGACCAATTTAAAACGATAAGTGATGCACATCGTAGAAAAATGAACACTATTTCTGGTGACATAAAAAAACAAAAAGACGTTCTATTTAGTAAAATTTCAACAGAGACATTAAATAAGCAGGAAATTGATTCCGTTACATCGCTTATAGGTATGAAACAGTATCAATTAGAAACTGAGGTGTTTTATAATTTAAGAGCCATCCATGAATTATGCAATGACGAGCAAAAAAAACGATTTAATGATATTATTAAAAATGCACGTCATGGAGGTGGTAATCCAAATCAAATGCCTCCTCCTCCAGCTAAAAATGATTAA
- a CDS encoding RNA polymerase sigma factor → MQEEQFIEELRQGKQHAFSQLIDDYQQKVFSTCISFVPNKEDAEDIAQEVFVEVFNSISSFKGNSKLSTWIYRIATNKSLEFIRKKSTKKRFAFLQSIMGNDIPADSTKYFTEMNHPGILLENKEKSETLFKAINQLPEAQKVVFTLSKVDGLSYQEISDITEKSLSSVESLLFRVKKKLQEILEIYYKNNK, encoded by the coding sequence TTGCAAGAGGAGCAGTTTATAGAAGAGTTACGGCAAGGCAAACAGCATGCTTTTAGTCAATTAATTGATGACTATCAGCAAAAGGTGTTTTCAACTTGTATCTCCTTTGTGCCTAATAAAGAAGATGCTGAAGATATTGCACAAGAGGTTTTTGTTGAGGTTTTTAATTCTATAAGTAGCTTTAAAGGAAATTCTAAATTATCCACTTGGATATATCGAATAGCAACCAATAAATCTTTGGAATTTATTAGAAAAAAAAGTACCAAAAAACGTTTTGCGTTTTTGCAATCTATTATGGGAAATGATATTCCTGCTGATAGTACCAAATATTTTACAGAAATGAACCATCCGGGAATTTTGTTGGAAAATAAGGAGAAAAGTGAAACACTTTTTAAAGCTATAAATCAATTACCGGAAGCTCAGAAGGTGGTGTTCACACTTAGTAAAGTGGACGGATTGAGCTATCAAGAAATTAGCGATATTACAGAAAAAAGTTTATCTTCTGTAGAGTCTTTACTCTTTCGAGTAAAGAAAAAATTACAAGAAATATTAGAAATTTATTATAAAAACAATAAATGA
- a CDS encoding EF-hand domain-containing protein: MTITIFSMLLCASIFAQGPGGQRGKRGGQNNGGKPDASQILSKLDTNNDDKIDVDEASKDQRGRISQDFDLIDTNNDKYIDLSELKASLNGKGPKGESAERIMKEVDDNADGKLNALEIAAKEKLLLTNNFEEIDTNDDNEIDLEELKYFLSKSDKKKSKKRKKQ; this comes from the coding sequence ATGACAATCACCATTTTTTCGATGCTATTATGTGCTAGTATTTTCGCACAAGGTCCAGGTGGGCAAAGAGGTAAACGAGGTGGGCAGAATAATGGAGGAAAACCTGATGCATCTCAAATTCTATCAAAATTGGATACAAATAATGATGATAAGATAGATGTTGATGAGGCATCAAAGGATCAAAGAGGTAGAATTTCTCAAGATTTTGATTTAATAGATACGAATAATGATAAATATATTGATTTATCAGAGTTAAAAGCATCTTTAAATGGTAAAGGACCTAAAGGGGAATCAGCAGAGAGAATAATGAAAGAAGTTGATGATAATGCTGATGGTAAATTAAATGCACTTGAAATTGCTGCTAAAGAAAAACTTTTATTGACTAATAATTTTGAAGAAATCGATACGAATGACGACAATGAAATTGATTTAGAAGAATTAAAATATTTCTTATCTAAATCAGATAAAAAGAAGTCAAAAAAAAGAAAGAAACAATAA
- a CDS encoding OmpA family protein, whose translation MKKIITLSLLLCSFLMMAQSTPGKHSIKLLKVNTKNSDFGLNFYGKDRVVFASPTEKVAIIRRNWDGNDQPYLDLFVGDIDSTGQIINKKSLRGDVNRKQHEASVTFTKDLKTVYFSANNYDAKGKSVKSSKGIDNIQLYKASVGADGAWTDVKKLDFNSDEFQTGLPSLTVDEKKLYFVSDRPGSIGKTDIWVVDVNEDGTYSEPENLGSEVNTEEREMFPHIDGDNVLYFSSNGHAGFGNLDLFASKIYDHTISEPINLGEPLNSPKDDFAYILRDETQGYFSSNRKEGKGDDDIYSFKVDEKLFIECLQTVKGVVRDKVTQELLPGALVSILDSDGNQLQITAATEDTAAYTFDVPCDSEYTLVTVNDGYLKLDLEVSTVNDLNAPAIVQNVDLEPEFKLVGDEVLVNINVIYFDFDKHNIRKDAAEELDKVVEVLNKYPDLRIHSASHTDSRGPKGYNQKLSERRAKSTVEYMIAKGIDPSRLTYEGLGESQLTNKCADGVNCSSAEHQLNRRTNFTVEKEEIEETEIEETVIE comes from the coding sequence ATGAAAAAAATAATTACCTTAAGTTTATTGCTTTGCTCCTTCTTAATGATGGCACAATCAACGCCTGGAAAACACAGTATTAAGTTATTAAAAGTTAATACAAAAAATTCAGATTTTGGACTTAATTTTTATGGTAAAGACCGTGTAGTTTTTGCCTCTCCTACTGAGAAAGTAGCAATTATTCGAAGAAATTGGGATGGAAATGACCAACCTTATTTAGATTTATTTGTTGGTGATATTGACAGTACAGGTCAAATTATTAACAAAAAGAGTTTACGTGGAGATGTAAACCGAAAGCAACATGAAGCTTCTGTAACGTTTACAAAGGATTTAAAAACAGTTTATTTTTCTGCAAATAATTATGACGCAAAAGGAAAGTCTGTAAAAAGTTCAAAAGGAATTGATAATATTCAACTCTACAAGGCATCAGTAGGTGCAGATGGAGCTTGGACAGATGTTAAAAAATTAGATTTTAATTCTGATGAATTTCAAACAGGTTTGCCAAGTTTAACTGTAGATGAGAAAAAATTATATTTTGTTTCGGACAGACCGGGGTCTATAGGTAAAACCGACATTTGGGTAGTTGATGTTAATGAAGATGGCACCTATAGCGAACCTGAAAATTTAGGGTCAGAAGTCAATACGGAAGAACGTGAAATGTTTCCACATATAGATGGAGATAATGTGTTATACTTCTCTTCAAATGGACATGCAGGTTTCGGTAACTTAGATTTGTTTGCTAGTAAAATCTATGACCATACGATATCTGAACCAATTAATTTAGGGGAGCCATTAAATAGTCCTAAAGATGATTTCGCTTATATCTTAAGAGATGAAACACAGGGTTATTTTTCATCAAATAGAAAAGAAGGAAAAGGTGATGATGATATTTATTCTTTTAAAGTTGATGAAAAACTTTTTATAGAATGTTTGCAAACGGTTAAAGGTGTTGTGAGAGATAAAGTAACACAAGAGTTATTGCCGGGTGCTTTAGTATCTATTTTAGATAGTGATGGTAATCAATTACAAATTACTGCCGCAACAGAAGATACCGCGGCGTATACTTTTGATGTACCTTGTGATAGTGAGTATACTTTAGTCACTGTGAACGATGGTTATTTAAAATTAGACTTAGAAGTAAGTACTGTTAATGATTTAAATGCTCCAGCAATAGTACAGAATGTTGATTTAGAGCCTGAATTTAAATTAGTAGGTGATGAGGTGTTAGTAAATATTAACGTTATTTATTTCGACTTTGATAAGCACAATATTCGTAAAGATGCGGCAGAAGAATTAGATAAAGTTGTTGAGGTATTAAATAAATACCCAGATTTAAGAATTCATTCAGCTTCACATACGGATTCTAGAGGTCCTAAAGGATACAACCAAAAACTATCTGAACGTAGAGCGAAATCTACTGTAGAGTATATGATAGCAAAAGGGATTGATCCAAGTAGACTTACTTATGAAGGCTTAGGAGAATCTCAGTTGACTAATAAATGTGCTGATGGGGTTAACTGTTCTAGTGCAGAGCATCAATTAAATAGACGTACTAACTTTACTGTTGAAAAAGAGGAGATAGAAGAAACGGAAATAGAAGAAACAGTAATAGAATAG
- a CDS encoding SCO family protein encodes MKYLMIFFLVITIGCKDEVKKENIKVIETSRVDYLPYYNEESFTPNWLTPNTDEEQAFHKIPDFELINQLGDTVTQKTFENKIYIADFFFTSCPGICPKMTSNMVKLQEEFKQDKEILFLSHSVTPTIDSVAELKKYAEKHGVIDNKWHLVTGDKTAIYNLGRNQYFVENDLGVPKNIDDFLHSENFLLIDKNKHIRGIYNGLNRASLAQLVTDVKALKDENSHLN; translated from the coding sequence ATGAAATATTTAATGATCTTTTTTCTTGTTATCACGATTGGTTGTAAAGACGAGGTGAAAAAAGAAAACATAAAAGTAATTGAAACGAGTAGGGTGGACTATTTACCTTATTATAATGAGGAATCATTTACACCGAACTGGTTAACACCTAATACAGATGAAGAGCAAGCATTTCATAAAATACCCGATTTTGAATTAATCAATCAATTGGGAGATACCGTTACACAAAAAACCTTTGAAAATAAAATTTACATTGCAGATTTCTTTTTTACAAGTTGTCCAGGTATTTGTCCAAAAATGACAAGTAATATGGTCAAACTGCAAGAAGAGTTTAAGCAAGATAAAGAAATATTATTTTTATCGCATTCAGTTACACCAACTATTGATTCTGTGGCTGAGCTAAAAAAATATGCAGAAAAACATGGTGTCATAGATAATAAATGGCATTTAGTTACTGGTGACAAAACAGCTATTTATAACCTTGGCAGAAATCAATATTTTGTTGAAAATGATTTAGGAGTACCTAAAAACATAGATGATTTTTTACATTCAGAAAATTTTCTTTTAATTGATAAAAACAAACATATTAGAGGCATTTACAATGGACTAAATAGAGCTTCTTTAGCTCAGTTAGTTACAGATGTAAAAGCTTTAAAAGATGAAAATAGTCATTTGAACTAA
- a CDS encoding CotH kinase family protein, producing the protein MKKIKQNVNMLFMALIFSAIIVSFNSCSDDAIAEDEEEIVEVDDSDFIATDWTTETHTKDVDPNFNEVFEDEAVKRIDIVISETRWQSMLDDMTSLYGTFGGGNRPGGVSSDVDENPIFVPAEVFYNGLEWYRVGVRFKGNSSLQTSWQSGILKLSFKLDFDEYEDDYPQIDNQRFYGFKKLSLKNNFDDKSMLREKVATDVFRNAGLVASHTAFYTVYVDHGDGPQYFGLYTMVEEVDDTVLDDQFSDDDGNLYKPDGDAASFAAGSYDEDEYVKKNNEDEADFSDVKNLLDILNDGSRTSDAVAWRSDLDAVLDTDVFLKYLAVNTVVQNWDTYGRMTHNYFLYNNPETSKLTWIPWDNNEALQTGKQGGALPLDFSGLNASEWPLIGYLYADDVYKDKYDTYVQEVVDGAFNTSTIQSLYGTYSALIEPFATTEVSGYTFLNSSSEFQTAVNELNSHVSQRASAVSSYLDN; encoded by the coding sequence ATGAAGAAAATTAAACAGAATGTCAATATGCTTTTTATGGCATTAATTTTTAGTGCTATAATCGTATCCTTTAATTCTTGTAGTGATGATGCCATTGCAGAAGATGAAGAAGAAATAGTTGAAGTTGACGATAGCGATTTTATTGCAACGGATTGGACAACAGAGACACATACCAAAGATGTAGACCCAAACTTTAATGAAGTATTTGAAGATGAAGCTGTAAAGCGAATTGATATTGTAATTTCAGAAACACGATGGCAAAGTATGTTAGATGATATGACAAGTCTTTATGGCACTTTTGGTGGGGGCAATAGACCAGGAGGGGTTTCATCTGATGTGGATGAGAATCCAATTTTTGTCCCAGCAGAAGTGTTTTATAATGGACTAGAATGGTATAGAGTAGGTGTGCGTTTTAAAGGGAATTCAAGTTTGCAAACGAGTTGGCAATCGGGTATTTTAAAACTATCTTTTAAACTTGATTTTGACGAATATGAAGATGATTATCCCCAAATCGATAACCAACGTTTCTACGGCTTTAAAAAATTAAGTCTTAAAAATAATTTCGATGATAAATCAATGTTGCGTGAAAAGGTAGCGACCGATGTATTTAGAAATGCTGGGTTAGTGGCATCTCACACGGCATTTTATACGGTTTATGTAGATCATGGTGATGGACCACAGTATTTTGGGCTTTACACGATGGTTGAAGAAGTTGATGACACCGTTTTAGATGATCAGTTTTCAGATGATGACGGTAATTTATATAAACCAGATGGTGACGCAGCAAGTTTTGCGGCAGGTTCATATGACGAAGATGAATATGTAAAGAAAAATAATGAAGACGAAGCTGATTTTTCTGATGTAAAAAATTTATTAGACATTCTGAATGATGGTTCAAGAACTTCTGATGCTGTTGCTTGGAGATCAGATTTGGATGCTGTTTTAGATACCGATGTGTTTCTTAAATATTTAGCCGTAAATACGGTGGTACAAAATTGGGACACTTATGGAAGGATGACGCATAATTATTTTTTATATAACAATCCTGAAACTAGTAAATTAACATGGATTCCTTGGGATAATAATGAAGCATTGCAAACCGGTAAACAAGGTGGTGCATTACCTTTAGATTTTTCAGGGTTAAATGCTTCAGAATGGCCATTAATTGGGTATTTATATGCAGATGATGTTTATAAAGATAAATATGACACTTATGTGCAAGAAGTTGTTGATGGTGCATTTAACACAAGTACAATTCAATCTTTATATGGAACCTATTCTGCTTTAATTGAGCCTTTTGCAACTACTGAAGTATCGGGTTATACCTTCCTTAATAGTAGTTCTGAATTTCAGACCGCTGTTAACGAGCTAAATTCACATGTTTCACAAAGAGCATCAGCGGTTAGTAGTTATTTAGATAATTAA
- a CDS encoding alkaline phosphatase — MIHRLNKSIAVKFISFLVLILFVNACSAKKAVSTNDIKPIQEDKPLNIILMIGDGMGVSQVSSSYFSKETEPNFSRFNTIGLIKTSSGSHLITDSAAGATAFSAGKKTYNGAIGVDIDTLSAENIVDYLSNKEYATGLIATSSITHATPASFFAHVKSRGMAEEIASELPSSQVDFFAGGGKKWFFHRKDDSSLYNEFVTHGFTIDTLSLENSQALSKSKKYGFLLSKDAMPRMDQGRGDFLLNATELALSYLNKNDVKGKNGFFLMVEGSQIDWGGHANDSEYIKKEVLDFDKTIGRVLDFAEADGNTLVIITADHETGGYTLASDDGDYNKIKGSFSTGGHSATLIPVFAYGPGEANFSGIYENTAIFDKIIEMVNEQK, encoded by the coding sequence ATGATCCATAGACTAAATAAAAGTATCGCGGTTAAGTTTATTTCATTTTTGGTTTTGATACTATTTGTTAACGCTTGTAGTGCAAAAAAAGCTGTAAGTACAAATGACATAAAACCAATACAGGAAGACAAACCATTGAATATTATACTTATGATTGGTGACGGCATGGGGGTATCGCAAGTTTCAAGTAGTTACTTTTCAAAAGAAACGGAACCCAACTTTAGTCGTTTTAATACTATTGGGTTAATAAAAACATCGTCAGGTAGTCATTTAATTACTGATTCAGCTGCTGGTGCAACTGCTTTTTCTGCAGGCAAAAAAACATATAATGGTGCCATAGGTGTAGACATAGACACCCTGTCTGCTGAAAATATTGTAGATTATCTTTCTAATAAAGAATATGCAACGGGTTTAATTGCTACTTCTTCAATAACTCACGCAACTCCTGCTAGCTTTTTTGCTCATGTTAAATCTAGAGGCATGGCTGAAGAAATAGCTAGTGAATTACCAAGTTCACAAGTAGATTTTTTTGCTGGTGGCGGTAAAAAGTGGTTCTTTCATCGTAAAGATGACTCGTCACTTTATAATGAGTTTGTAACTCATGGGTTTACCATAGACACATTGAGTCTTGAAAATAGTCAAGCTCTATCAAAATCTAAAAAATATGGTTTTTTATTGTCGAAGGATGCGATGCCGAGAATGGATCAAGGAAGAGGAGATTTTTTATTAAACGCAACCGAATTAGCACTTTCTTATCTTAATAAAAATGATGTAAAAGGTAAAAATGGCTTTTTCCTTATGGTTGAAGGTTCACAAATAGATTGGGGTGGACACGCAAATGATTCTGAATATATTAAAAAAGAAGTCTTAGATTTTGACAAAACTATTGGACGTGTTTTAGATTTTGCTGAAGCTGACGGTAATACCCTAGTTATTATAACTGCAGATCATGAAACTGGTGGCTATACCTTGGCATCTGATGATGGAGATTATAACAAAATAAAAGGTTCTTTTTCTACGGGAGGGCATTCTGCTACCTTAATTCCAGTATTTGCATATGGCCCAGGTGAAGCCAATTTTTCTGGAATTTATGAAAATACGGCAATATTTGATAAAATCATCGAAATGGTTAATGAACAAAAATAG
- a CDS encoding toxin-antitoxin system YwqK family antitoxin encodes MKSTSLFLVLFSIVILSCKSTSEENVSALVEVETISDIEVTKNKLVLNGNEGNWYYNNNLFNGFLVSYGSNGNLEQKVGFLNGKKEGVAKIWFPSGQLKVESNYRKNKLVGSYRAWWKNGVLASESNYENGKLHGVDKRWYDSGQLAKQMHYTNGKQEGMQQAWLKNGKIYVNYEAKNGRIFGMKKANLCYQLEDEVVITDARSESIFGDAKKKE; translated from the coding sequence ATGAAAAGCACTAGTTTATTTTTAGTACTATTTTCAATAGTTATTTTGAGTTGTAAAAGCACTTCAGAAGAAAATGTCAGTGCACTAGTTGAAGTTGAAACGATTTCAGACATAGAAGTGACTAAAAATAAACTGGTCCTTAATGGTAATGAAGGTAACTGGTATTACAATAATAATCTTTTTAATGGTTTTTTAGTAAGCTATGGTTCGAATGGAAATTTAGAACAAAAGGTTGGGTTTTTGAATGGGAAAAAAGAAGGTGTTGCTAAAATTTGGTTTCCAAGCGGTCAATTAAAGGTAGAATCTAATTACCGTAAAAATAAATTGGTAGGTAGTTATAGGGCTTGGTGGAAAAATGGGGTATTGGCTTCAGAATCAAATTATGAAAATGGAAAATTGCATGGTGTCGATAAGCGTTGGTATGATTCTGGTCAATTGGCAAAGCAAATGCACTATACTAATGGGAAGCAAGAGGGAATGCAACAAGCTTGGCTTAAAAACGGTAAAATATATGTCAATTATGAAGCCAAAAATGGCCGAATTTTTGGAATGAAAAAAGCAAATTTATGTTACCAATTAGAAGATGAGGTTGTCATAACAGATGCCAGAAGCGAATCCATTTTTGGTGACGCTAAAAAGAAAGAATAA
- a CDS encoding YHYH protein, whose product MGKIHSVITIILTGVIVSCSSQKNTFSEATETVSVGMVPHIHNDYFGSYDLEDEIFGTKTKVTLTANERKMVTNSLPNHKTGQFPNKGNPNTIAAQNKTYTFPLSPKYIGEPTWVREPGIALNGVKFEPGTAEVVVCDTGESYRVEAFQDLISLGLDFNHAHVQPTGAYHYHGAPTSVIEDFDTGEDLVHVGFAKDGFPIYFSKTNAYKPSYKLLVGEREGEDCTYTNPMNSIDVSVADKHDGTYTSDFEYVEGVGDLDECNGITINGNYMYMVTTDFPYVSRCLMGEITEEERQGPPRGQQLGGQGQRPSATQILKQMDVNNDGKLSKEEVKGPLLEQFDQVDSDKDGFVSKEELESAEKDDKQRPGNRKRLINQN is encoded by the coding sequence ATGGGAAAAATTCATAGTGTAATTACTATTATTCTGACAGGTGTTATAGTAAGTTGTAGTTCGCAGAAAAACACATTTTCAGAGGCAACTGAAACTGTTTCTGTTGGAATGGTACCTCATATTCATAATGATTATTTTGGATCATATGATTTAGAAGATGAAATTTTTGGTACAAAAACTAAAGTTACGTTAACCGCTAATGAGCGTAAAATGGTAACCAATTCTTTACCAAATCATAAAACAGGTCAGTTTCCCAATAAAGGGAATCCAAATACAATTGCAGCACAAAACAAAACCTATACTTTTCCTTTAAGTCCTAAATATATTGGTGAACCTACATGGGTTAGAGAGCCGGGAATAGCCTTAAATGGTGTAAAATTTGAACCTGGAACTGCAGAGGTGGTAGTTTGTGATACAGGAGAAAGCTATCGGGTAGAGGCTTTTCAAGATTTAATTAGTTTAGGTCTTGACTTTAACCATGCACATGTGCAACCTACTGGAGCCTACCATTATCATGGTGCCCCAACATCTGTTATCGAAGATTTTGATACTGGTGAAGATTTGGTACATGTTGGTTTTGCAAAAGATGGGTTTCCTATTTACTTTTCTAAAACAAATGCTTATAAGCCAAGTTATAAATTGTTAGTTGGAGAGCGTGAAGGTGAAGATTGTACCTACACAAACCCTATGAATTCAATAGATGTTTCTGTTGCAGATAAGCATGATGGAACCTATACTTCCGATTTTGAATATGTTGAAGGTGTTGGTGATTTAGATGAATGTAATGGTATAACAATAAATGGAAATTATATGTACATGGTTACTACTGATTTTCCTTATGTGAGTCGTTGTTTAATGGGCGAAATTACGGAAGAAGAACGTCAAGGTCCACCAAGAGGCCAACAACTAGGTGGGCAAGGACAGCGTCCAAGTGCGACACAAATACTTAAACAAATGGATGTAAACAATGACGGAAAACTTTCAAAAGAGGAGGTTAAAGGACCATTGTTGGAACAATTTGATCAGGTTGATTCCGATAAAGATGGTTTTGTATCGAAAGAGGAACTTGAAAGTGCAGAAAAAGATGATAAACAAAGGCCAGGGAATAGAAAACGACTAATTAATCAAAATTAA